The Perca fluviatilis chromosome 17, GENO_Pfluv_1.0, whole genome shotgun sequence region ccTAAAAACTCGTTGCCGACTCTCCCCCCCCCATCTTCTCTCTCTggtcatgtgcatttgttttcaaagaagccAGCGAACGCAAGGAGCCATGTCCAATAAGAACACACAGAACCATGTCCAATAAGAACACACAGAACCATGTCCAATAAGAACACACAGAGCCATGTCCAATAAGAACACACAGAGCCATGTCCACTGAGGTAGACTAGCTGTCCACTGAGGTAAACAGCTAGCTAGTAAGCCCGTAACAGACAGCGATCATAATAAAAACCTTTACAGACAATAGCAAACATCGTGAGGTCACAATAACAAGAAATACAAAGATTAAACTGAGTTTATCCCAAAGATACTTACCATTGCAACAGCCAGAACGCCAGGTCAGCATCGGATTTGCAGGCTTCCGTTTGTCTCCGTTCTCGCCATTCGGAAACTACAGCTCCGATGTTTcctcgtgtctgactcctctctcggtcagtctgccgtttcctcttcctctgttcctccgacgaggctttctgcttcttcttagccggctcagccatgacgatagtgtgataaactccatcgctaccttgttcttatagctggccggttcctgtgtgtgtgcagtgccgtgaagcgaTTCGTTACatggcgagacctgatatcacacCATACTTCAtgagacctgatatcatgccatacttcatgagacctgatatcatgccatacttcctgacgctgtgacctgatatcatgccatacttcatgagacctgatatcatgccatacttcctgacgctgtgacctgatatcatgccatacttcctgagacctgatatcatgccatacttcctgacccagagacctgatatcatgccatacttcatgagacctgatatcatgccatacttcctgagacctgatatcatgccatacttcctgacgctgagacctgatatcatgccatacttcctgacgctgtgacctgatatcatgccatacttcctgagacctgatatcatgccatacttcctgacccagagacctgatatcatgccatacttcctgacgctgagacctgatatcatgccatacttcctgacgctgagacctgatatcatgccatacttcctgacgctgtgacctgatatcatgccatacttcctgacccagagacctgatatcatgccatacttcctgacccagagacctgatatcatgccatacttcctgacgctgtgacctgatatcatgccatacttcctgacgctgtgacctgatatcatgccatacttcctgacgctgagacctgatatcatgccatacttcctgacccagagacctgatatcatgccatacttcctgacgctgtgacctgatatcatgccatacttcctgacccagagacctgatatcatgccatacttcctgacgctgagacctgatatcatgccatacttcctgacgctgtgacctgatatcatgccatacttcctgacccagagacctgatatcatgccatacttcctgacgctgtgacctgatatcatgccatacttcctgacgctgtgACCTGATATCATGCCATACTTCCTAACGCTGTGACCTGATATCAtgccatacttcctgacgctgagacctgatatcatgccATACTTCATGACGCtgagacctgatatcatgccatacttcctgacgctgagacctgatatcatgccatacttcctgacgctgagacctgatatcatgccatacttcctgacgctgagacctgatatcatgccatacttcctgacgctgagacctgatatcatgccATACTTCATGACgctgagacctgatatcacgccatacttcctgacgctgagacctgatatcatgccATACTTCATGACGCtgagacctgatatcatgccatacttcctgacccagagacctgatatcatgccatacttcctgacccagagacctgatatcatgccatacttcctgacccagagacctgatatcatgccATACTTCATGACGCtgagacctgatatcatgccatacttcctgacccagagacctgatatcatgccATACTTCATGACGCtgagacctgatatcatgccatacttcctgacccagagacctgatatcatgccATACTTCATGACGCAgagacctgatatcatgccATACTTGCTGACGCtgagacctgatatcatgccATACTTCATGACGCAgagacctgatatcatgccATACCCTTGACGCAgagacctgatatcatgccATACTTCATGACGCtgagacctgatatcatgccatacttcctgacccagagacctgatatcatgccATACTTCATGACGCtgagacctgatatcatgccATACTTGCTGACGCAgagacctgatatcatgccATACTTCATGACGCtgagacctgatatcatgccATACTTCATGACGCtgagacctgatatcatgccATACTTGCTGACGCtgagacctgatatcatgccATACTTCATGACGCtgagacctgatatcatgccATACTTCATGACGCtgagacctgatatcatgccATACTTCATGACGCtgagacctgatatcatgccATACTTCATGACGCtgagacctgatatcatgccATACTTCATGACGCtgagacctgatatcatgccATACTTGCTGACGCAgagacctgatatcatgccATACTTCATGACCCAgagacctgatatcatgccATACTTAGCGCGGTAACGATAATGCCATACTTGCTGACGCAgagacctgatatcatgccATACTTCATGACCCAgagacctgatatcatgccATACTTCATGACGCtgagacctgatatcatgccATACTTGCTGACGCtgagacctgatatcatgccATACTTCATGACgctgagacctgatatcacgccatacttcctgacgctgagacctgatatcacgccatacttcctgacgctgaggccgctGGCTCGCCGTCCCAAAGTTGCGAGGgaggtttttccgctcacaggcgctaggggggaagcgagacggccaccattcaacccgaaaaaagtcacataaccgttccaatgactccgaagctgttcagttaaggtcaattaagctaaaaaaactaCAGACTCAAGACTGTTAAAACATTAGAATATTGTATCcaaagtaaaagaaaacacacttcTAACATCCACTAATTAAAGCTGTGGCAGGcaggttttttttgtctgcaaaaattacaaaaaaaacaggataTTTATTGCAGATATATGTACTTAATTTGTTACGTTTTGGCTGCATTGACCGTGTAACGTATGCGGACCGTTAGCGGAGCGTATCTGTGCCGCTGAATGTATCTTTTAACCGTGTCCACCTGCAGCGCCACGCAGCGTAGGATTGTGGGAGTCCCAGGCGAGAGACGGAGCGCTTTTTGATTTGGGAATTTGGGAGCCGGCACAGAGCTGTGGAAACATcaacctactgtcagctgttatcagaggacgcaggggagggaaacaagaaataaaaacaatataaaactgCCAACACGCTCACTGACAGTCAATACGTTGTTTCCTGTGTatcggtagtttaatttaaaagacatatagacactttgtgatccatttctgtgtaaaaagAGCCACACACATCTCGCGTAAAACATACAAATAGAAGACGGTCCTGTTTTTACTCTTGTAGAGCAGATCTCGGCAGCGTACGTTACGCTGGGTTTCCACAGGCAGCCGAAATATCGGCAGAGCGGAGCGAGTCAATTCATTCCCTGTGACAAAGTGCTCGATGTTTGGTAGCCAATGAGAGGGCAGACTCGCGAACGTGtctcgatatatatatattatatataattatatatatatatatatatatatatatatatatatatatatatatatatatatatatatatgtattctATACACACAGGGGCATCGGACTAGAGGGgagaaaggggactgagtagggtgaccagatgagaatgggtaAAATTTGGGACGAGACTGGGGGGGGTGATTGATTGGAatgattaattatttttattcaggaattcaactgtctgtcatgtctgcgctttaacatcagcaacatccaCTCCAATCACTCCTTCTGGTGGCTGCCTGCActtaacatgaatttcaaaactctgATTAATTATTTTTGTTCAGAAACTCAACTGTCTTGTCTTATAAACCCgacaatacaaataaaacaaatcattaaaatcatgaagTCAGGTGGTGACGGTAGCTGGCTGCAGGACGactcaattaaaaaaatcaccttgaacagtttttaatgttcaaatCGGGCTATAACGACTCAAGAGTCttgctcttgagactttgctccaatTTTCGGGACAATTAGGGCAGGATTCGGGATAACTGCTTGGATTTCCCtaggactgagtacccagggccctgatgtgaggagggcccaaagaGATGCTAGAATTAATAGCTATGGATGCGGGGAAGGGGCaaatagaaaatgcctttctacagggcccagaatgtcGTGCTACGCCCCTGTATACACACATGCCATGTATACGCTCACTATAGCTGCCTTTAGGATATGTCTTCGTATGTAGCCGGTCCGTTACTggtcaaaaagttcaaacaGCTTGCCATCGTTTGGCTGCCGATCACACTTTCTACGGAGCTAAAAACATCACTTTTTGCAAACACAGAAACCTAAATTTTCATTTCAGTTATGTTAATTTCATCTCCTATCATACACATCCTtccctgtgtgttttttggggtGTCTAAAACCAGTTTCACGACAGCGGTTAACAGACCGTCCTGCTTCAGTCCTCTGCCCAGTTTCTGCTCTGAACTTGGACCTTAATAACGTCACGTATTCAACATGTAACAGGTTGTAATGTCTATTTATTACGTGGAGctttttttgtattcatttcAAGGTTGTAAGTTTTTACTGTGAACTGTTTTTACtttgaacattttatttctgcTGTACAGATGTCATTTTAAAAAGACTTTATTCCTCGCTCAACTCGCCCGCGACTACATAAccttcattttaaaaaggagcAGTTCGTACTAATCGACATAGTAGCGTCTATACCGGATAGAAAGCGTCTCTCGGGCGCCGTCTTCACGCTCCGTTTCTCCGTTCTTCACCAGTTTCATCTGGAAACATCTGCACTCCATCTggtcctcagtgtctctgttgTACGGTGTAAACGAGTGAAataaatgggagaaaaacagacGCTGGTCTGATGTCGTGTGTCTCTTGAACCCATCGCGCCCTGGGGGGACATTTGTTGCTCTGAAAGCAACAGGTTTAAACaggcacactcacacacacacacacacacacagggaaacacaggcacacacctacctacctacctacacacacacacacacacacacacacacacacacacacacacacacacacacacacacacacacagggaaacacaggcacacacctacctacctacctacccacacacacacacacagggaaacgcacaaacacagggaaacacatgcacacacctacctacctacacacacacacacacacacacacacacacacagggaaacaaacacacacacagggaaccccccccccacacacacacagagagaaaacacacacagacacttttgtccaattttattgtcacttttgtcCCAATTTTCACTGGGTTTTTACACACACGGAAAcccacatgcacaaaaagaacacacacaaaataggaaacacacatacaaaaacacacacaaaaaaaggaaacaaaacacacaaacagggaaacacacacacacacaggaaacacacacaacaaaaacaggaaacacacaacacacatacacaacacaaacaacacacaacacagaaacacataccaagcaatcacacacaaaacacacacataccaaggaaacacacagatacacacacatacaggcacacacTCACAGGGAAACACACAATGTCACATACCaagcaatcacacacacacacacacacacacacacacagaaacacataccaAGCaatcacacacaacaatacacacacacacacacacagagaaacacataccagtaatcacacacacacaacacacacaacacacacacagaaacacataccaagcaatcacacacacacacacacacacacacacacacacacacacacacacacacacacacacacacacacacacacacacacgtctttgTCGTGACAGATTGTGGAGCGCTGTTGTTGTGTCgtgtccccccccctccctcttcatTAACCTTTCCTCCATCTCGCTGAGCTGCAGGTAATCATGTGTTGCTAAGCAACAGACGGGCCCACACATCAACACAAAGCAACGCCTCCCACGCCGCGCTGTGATTGGCAGCCGCACGGTGAAGGAGACGTGGAGTCCTtgagagccacacacacacacacacacacacacacacacacacacacacacacacacacacacacacacacacacacacacacacaacaaagggaaacacacatgcacacacctacctacacacacacagggaaacccacacacaaatacacacacacacacacacacacacacacaggaaacccacacacaaatacacacacacatacacacacacacacacacacacacacacacacacacagggaaacacacatgcacacacctacctacctacccacacacacactctcacacacacagggaaacacacaaacacagggaaacacacatgcacacacctacctacacacacacagggaaacccacacacaaatacacacacaccgagagaaaacacgcacacagacacacacgcacacactcacacacagggaaacacaggcacactcactctctctctcacacacactcacaaatacacacacacacacacacacacacaaacacagggaaacacacatgcaaataacCTAACCACCTACtatacacaacaacaacaataacaacaacaacaacaaaatacacaacaacaacacacaataacaataataacaataacaacaacacaaacacaataaaacacaacaacaacaacaacacacaaaaaaaaaaaaaaaaaaaaaaaaaaaaaaaaaaaaaaaaaaaaaaaaaaaacacacaacacaaaacaaaataataataaaaaacattacacaacacaaaacacattaataataataataccaacACAGAGAACATGAAAGTGGACTTCATCTTTTTAAACGGTTTCTGTACATTCTGTGAGATATGTTCTGAGAGCCGAACAGAAGTCAGAAAGGAGGCCTCGCTCCAAACACCCACCCGCCcgcaaacagaaagaaaaacaacatgaaatcaaacgCACCCAAAAGGTCCCAGGTTCCCTtctctcctgcttctctttgtaGATTTATAAACAGACATTTAGGCAAATGTGGGTCTTTGTTTTTGGGAGATTTCTGTCCGTCTTCTCGATCAGTAACGGGATTCTTATTAATATTTGAAAAAGAAGTCCGATGAGTCAGAAACATTCACTAGTCACATGATCAAAAGGGAATTTCCAACCGTCTACTTTGCTCATATTCGttgtgcttttgcatgattcttcACGGAGAAACTCTGTCGATTTCACCAAATAATCAACCAGTCGACCAACTCACACCAGAGGAATTTCTGTAGGAGCGGAAAGCCTTAATATCATCTGTTCTATAGGTTCAACGCTCGGGTTGTCTTCATGTCGACATCATGCCCCTTTGGGTTTTTCTGGCTCAAAATGGCAACATTTTGGagttctttttctacacttttctcgACGTATTGGTTGATTTTTGTCcaattttattgtcactttttcccaattttgtcacttttgtccaattttattgtcactttgTCTCCAATTTTATGGTCACTTTTGTCCcaattttattgtcactttgTCTCCAATTTTATGGTCACTTTTGTCcaattttattgtcactttgTCTCCAATTTTATGGTCACTTTTGTCCcaattttattgtcactttgTCTCCAATTGTATCGTCACCTTTGTccaattttgtcatttttttcccaattttattgtcacttttgtcccaattttattgtcacttttgtccaattttattcacaattttattgtcacttttgtcccaattttattgtcactttgtctccaattttattgtcactttgTCTCCAATTTTATCGTCACTTTTGTcaaattttgtcatttttttcccaattttattgtcacttttgtcCAATTTTATGGTCACTTTTGTCCAATTTTATCGTCACTTTGTCTCCAATTTTATGGCCACTTTTGtccaattttattgtcacattgtTTCACAATTTCGTTGTCACTTTTTCTCCAATTTTatggtcactttttccgacgtttctctctctcactttttcctatttcgtttttattttttaattaattttatttttttacgtttttgtctctttttaaaacattgtaagtgctttgttgtttgacGCAttattctgctgttttctagGCTTTGTAgtcgggttttttttttatttttatgtttttgtcacttttatgtcTTTGTAGTCGACATTCTTTGAATGCGTTGAACCATCTGGCTCTTTTTGGGgaattttgttgaaagaaacccacatttctgatatagaaaactTTGAGAAAGGGTCAGacttgacccgaggacaacggGAGAGTTAAATCTTAAAGCGAGAGAGAATCAGAAGGACTGCCTGAAGTACAGAAGGTCCCAGCTGAAGCGATGAGAGAGGTGTGTTTACGAGGGATCATTGTtacagtattatatatatatatatatatatatatatatatatatatatatatatatatatatatatatatatatatatatatatatatatatatatatatatatatatatatatatatatatatatatatatatatatataaacgcAGTGTCCACGTAATATTTCAAGAGAAAACTCGCCTGCACATTTGTTTCCGACTCATCAGACTCTGTTGCAACGACGTCTCAGCGTTTcctttggtttgtttgtgtgtgtgtgttgttgttttttgtttagaaGTGATGAAAGTCTGAACTCAGGGTGCATTCACTGACCTTTCCCCGGAGCTTTTCATACCAACGTCGTGCTAAAAGATCGGAGTTTGCTCGCAGATACTGTACATCTGACGGGAAAAGCTGCCGAGACCTTCGAGTTCAGATTCTACCATCAAACTCAGGAACTCTGTGTGACGCCAGCTCGTTAAAATGTGAAGGTGTTTCTCGTTTCTTCTGGAATCTGAATATCTTTGAccagacatttgaggacgtcatctcgggctttttttttttttttttggaaaaaaacactgatccacattttcggacattttagagaccaaacaactaaattCATTAAATCGAGAAAAACAGTCAACAAAGAGAATAATATcggtagttgcagccctactcgAGACTCGAGTTGTAATAAAGCAGAATAAcc contains the following coding sequences:
- the LOC120545091 gene encoding uncharacterized protein LOC120545091; the protein is MPYFMTLRPDIMPYFLTQRPDIMPYFMTLRPDIMPYFLTQRPDIMPYFMTQRPDIMPYLLTLRPDIMPYFMTQRPDIMPYFLTQRPDIMPYFMTLRPDIMPYLLTQRPDIMPYFMTLRPDIMPYFMTLRPDIMPYLLTLRPDIMPYFMTQRPDIMPYFMTLRPDIMPYLLTLRPDIMPYFMTLRPDITATQRRIVGVPGERRSAF